A single window of Ferrimonas balearica DSM 9799 DNA harbors:
- a CDS encoding cryptochrome/photolyase family protein — translation MQLVWFRDDLRVHDHPALFAAAQRGEPVVALYIASPQQWQLHDCGPRKAQWHYANVQALREALAGLGIPLTVWRCEHFDDIPARLGALCNEAGIGAVHCHHGLGVNERALEQKLADQLPVPLHRYADANLVDYSAITTGQGGLYQVFTPFARRCRQWMAPPQPLPAPEPQAAQPPLQADDAWSETVDLLWPAGEQAAARTLARFCQQRLSAYHDDRDWPAKAGTSALSPYFAAGVLSPRQAAHALSQQADGEGAQSWLNELLWREFYRYLLYHHARLSRHDALFPAKEARWEANDEWLRRWQQGRTGFPLVDAGMRQLNATGWMHNRVRMLCASFLVKDLHIDWRLGEAYFMQQLVDGDLASNNGGWQWAAGCGADAAPYFRSFSPYRQSERFDPDGDYIRQWVPELAEVPARQLHKGGPFLLAPDYPAPMVDHKAQTARFTAQFKQQMEETRHAS, via the coding sequence ATGCAACTGGTATGGTTCCGTGACGACCTGAGGGTGCATGACCACCCGGCACTCTTCGCCGCTGCCCAGAGGGGTGAGCCGGTGGTAGCGCTCTATATTGCCTCGCCGCAGCAGTGGCAGTTGCACGACTGCGGTCCACGCAAAGCGCAATGGCACTACGCCAATGTGCAGGCATTGCGTGAAGCGCTGGCGGGGTTGGGCATCCCCCTGACGGTGTGGCGGTGCGAGCACTTTGACGACATCCCAGCCCGCCTTGGTGCGCTGTGCAACGAGGCCGGTATCGGCGCCGTACACTGCCATCATGGCCTGGGCGTCAACGAACGCGCGCTGGAGCAGAAACTGGCAGACCAACTGCCGGTCCCGCTGCACCGCTACGCCGACGCCAACCTGGTGGATTACAGCGCCATCACCACCGGCCAGGGTGGCTTGTACCAGGTGTTTACGCCCTTTGCCCGCCGCTGCCGTCAATGGATGGCTCCGCCGCAGCCGCTGCCAGCGCCCGAACCTCAGGCCGCCCAACCGCCGCTCCAGGCCGATGATGCGTGGTCTGAGACCGTCGATCTTCTGTGGCCCGCCGGAGAGCAGGCTGCCGCCCGGACTCTGGCACGGTTCTGCCAGCAGCGTCTCAGCGCCTATCACGATGACCGTGACTGGCCTGCCAAAGCGGGCACCTCTGCCCTCTCTCCCTACTTTGCCGCCGGGGTACTCTCACCCCGACAAGCCGCCCACGCGCTGAGTCAGCAGGCTGACGGAGAGGGTGCCCAAAGCTGGCTGAATGAGCTGCTGTGGCGCGAGTTTTACCGCTACCTGCTTTATCATCACGCCCGCCTGTCCAGGCATGATGCGCTGTTCCCGGCCAAGGAGGCACGGTGGGAAGCCAATGATGAGTGGTTGCGCCGTTGGCAACAGGGGCGCACCGGCTTTCCGTTGGTGGATGCGGGCATGCGGCAGCTCAACGCCACCGGCTGGATGCACAACCGGGTGCGGATGCTGTGCGCCAGCTTCCTGGTGAAGGATCTGCACATCGATTGGCGCCTCGGCGAGGCGTACTTTATGCAACAGCTGGTGGATGGCGATCTGGCCAGCAACAATGGTGGCTGGCAGTGGGCGGCGGGATGCGGTGCCGATGCGGCGCCCTACTTCCGCAGTTTCAGCCCTTACCGGCAGAGTGAACGCTTCGACCCGGACGGTGACTACATCCGCCAATGGGTGCCGGAGCTGGCGGAAGTCCCTGCGCGGCAGTTGCACAAAGGCGGCCCCTTCCTGCTGGCCCCGGATTATCCGGCGCCGATGGTCGACCACAAAGCGCAGACCGCCCGCTTTACCGCTCAGTTCAAACAACAGATGGAGGAGACCCGCCATGCTTCATAG
- a CDS encoding DUF1722 domain-containing protein: MDRDEVELTGCVMTMPKVGVSACIVGQEVRFDGGHKRSGFVDGPLKNIFDMKPLCPEMGMGLGTPRPTIRLREIGESVRLMDDKNHIDHTDAMQAFNERTLPNLAGLSGYIVCAKSPSCGMERVRVMNEQQNGARHNGRGLFTAALMEAYPLLPVEEDGRLNDIPLRENFITRVFVYHAYQELVASEPGEHQLLAFHRRHKLLLMAHNQATYRELGRYIAISRERPMAERLAYYGERMMHALAKPASRRNHTNVLQHIGGYFKRELDTTERQHLHETILAYHDGQLPLMAPITLLQSLLKRYPKPYIEEQHYLQPHPQHLALRYHL, encoded by the coding sequence ATGGATAGAGACGAAGTTGAGCTGACGGGGTGCGTTATGACGATGCCGAAAGTGGGAGTAAGTGCCTGTATTGTAGGCCAGGAAGTGCGATTCGACGGTGGACACAAACGGTCCGGTTTCGTCGATGGTCCTCTGAAAAACATCTTTGATATGAAGCCGTTGTGCCCTGAGATGGGCATGGGCCTTGGGACGCCCCGCCCCACTATCCGCCTGCGGGAGATTGGTGAAAGCGTTCGTCTGATGGACGATAAAAATCACATCGACCACACCGATGCCATGCAGGCCTTTAATGAGCGAACTCTGCCCAACCTGGCTGGCCTTTCCGGCTACATCGTTTGTGCCAAGTCGCCCAGCTGCGGTATGGAGCGGGTCCGGGTCATGAACGAACAACAGAACGGCGCGCGCCACAACGGCCGTGGCTTGTTTACCGCCGCCCTGATGGAAGCCTACCCGCTGCTGCCGGTAGAGGAGGATGGCCGGCTCAATGACATCCCGCTGCGGGAAAACTTCATTACTCGCGTGTTTGTCTACCACGCCTATCAGGAACTGGTGGCCAGCGAGCCGGGCGAACACCAACTGCTCGCCTTCCACCGCCGCCACAAGCTGCTGCTGATGGCCCACAACCAGGCCACCTACCGGGAGCTGGGCCGCTACATCGCCATCAGCCGTGAGCGCCCGATGGCGGAGCGCCTGGCCTACTACGGTGAGCGCATGATGCACGCACTGGCCAAACCGGCCAGCCGTCGCAACCACACCAATGTTCTGCAACACATTGGTGGCTACTTTAAGCGCGAACTGGACACCACAGAGCGACAGCACCTGCATGAGACCATCCTCGCCTATCACGACGGGCAACTGCCTCTGATGGCGCCGATCACCCTGCTGCAGAGCCTGCTGAAGCGCTATCCCAAACCCTACATTGAGGAGCAGCATTATCTGCAGCCTCACCCGCAGCACCTGGCGCTGCGCTATCACCTGTGA
- a CDS encoding nuclear transport factor 2 family protein produces MLHRIPEGPVEAFARVWQTLGRDHLDQVDTLYHPDVVFADPSGELHGRDRFKAHLATLYQNVDECHFELGVPIGTPPHWAQPWVMTLRHPKLAGGKPVRVEGISELRCQEGLITHHRDYFDMGQMLYEQVPVLGPATRWLKARMSP; encoded by the coding sequence ATGCTTCATAGGATCCCGGAAGGCCCGGTAGAAGCGTTTGCCCGGGTATGGCAAACCCTGGGGCGGGACCACCTCGATCAGGTGGATACCCTGTACCACCCGGACGTGGTGTTCGCCGATCCCAGTGGTGAACTGCATGGTCGCGACCGCTTTAAAGCCCACCTGGCAACGCTGTACCAGAACGTTGATGAGTGTCACTTCGAGCTGGGCGTTCCCATCGGCACGCCGCCCCACTGGGCCCAGCCCTGGGTGATGACCCTGCGCCACCCCAAGTTGGCAGGCGGTAAACCGGTGCGGGTTGAAGGCATCAGTGAGCTACGCTGTCAGGAGGGCTTGATTACCCACCATCGCGACTACTTTGATATGGGTCAGATGCTGTATGAGCAAGTGCCGGTACTGGGTCCGGCGACCCGCTGGCTGAAAGCGAGAATGTCACCATGA
- a CDS encoding DUF2878 domain-containing protein, with protein MNRRLIAVLVLFDINWALAVFGQQDTLLWQALTTVAMVACARGWRLGGLAIAAIGMAFDGLLIQQQVLSLTGSPVAMPIHLALLWVGFGLTLAACHQRLPRSPWALALVGGVIGALGYFLGVQFGALQLAPTTALGVIIIGVGWAALFPLCRALFTTVSPIAHGR; from the coding sequence ATGAACCGCCGTCTGATTGCGGTGCTGGTGCTGTTCGACATCAACTGGGCACTGGCGGTGTTCGGCCAGCAGGATACGCTGCTGTGGCAAGCCCTCACGACCGTTGCCATGGTGGCCTGTGCCCGCGGTTGGCGCCTGGGTGGATTGGCGATTGCCGCCATCGGTATGGCGTTTGACGGCCTGCTGATACAGCAGCAAGTGCTGAGCCTCACCGGCAGTCCGGTGGCAATGCCCATCCATCTGGCCTTGTTGTGGGTGGGATTCGGCCTGACCCTGGCCGCTTGCCACCAGCGGCTGCCGCGTTCCCCCTGGGCGCTGGCGCTGGTTGGTGGCGTCATCGGCGCGTTGGGTTATTTTCTCGGGGTCCAGTTTGGGGCCCTGCAGTTGGCACCCACCACGGCATTGGGTGTCATCATTATCGGTGTTGGCTGGGCCGCGCTGTTTCCATTATGCCGGGCGCTGTTCACCACCGTATCGCCCATTGCCCACGGGAGGTAA
- a CDS encoding TIGR02450 family Trp-rich protein, translated as MNVFSSKDLLLSKWTSNAHFHDETHFVVTGTLTDSQGEVTKVVLQGVHNGREFELARESLEDSDLWRMGWR; from the coding sequence ATGAACGTGTTCTCATCCAAAGACCTGCTGCTGTCAAAGTGGACCAGCAATGCCCACTTTCACGATGAAACGCACTTTGTGGTCACTGGCACCCTGACCGATTCCCAGGGAGAGGTGACAAAGGTGGTGCTTCAGGGCGTACACAACGGCCGGGAGTTTGAGTTGGCGCGCGAATCACTGGAAGATTCCGACCTGTGGCGCATGGGTTGGCGCTAA
- a CDS encoding putative 4-hydroxy-4-methyl-2-oxoglutarate aldolase: protein MLDLLPDLCDAHPDVVRLFPPIFRQFGGKRIFHGPVVTLRCPEDNSLVREAVAEPGQGRVLLIDGGGLARRALLGDMLAEKAVANGWSGIVVFGYVRDVATLATLDLGVQALGAVPMKTEKRGLGDRDVVVEIDGIRIQPGDYLYADDNGVLVAPHALPLP, encoded by the coding sequence ATGTTGGATCTGCTGCCGGACCTGTGCGACGCCCACCCGGATGTGGTGCGTCTGTTTCCTCCCATTTTTCGCCAGTTTGGCGGCAAACGGATCTTCCACGGTCCGGTGGTGACGCTGCGCTGTCCCGAGGACAATTCGTTGGTACGGGAAGCGGTGGCGGAGCCGGGGCAGGGCAGAGTGTTGCTGATTGATGGTGGCGGCCTGGCCCGTCGTGCGCTGCTCGGCGATATGCTGGCCGAGAAAGCGGTGGCCAACGGCTGGAGCGGCATCGTGGTGTTTGGCTATGTGCGTGATGTCGCGACGCTGGCAACCCTGGATTTGGGGGTTCAGGCACTGGGTGCCGTGCCGATGAAAACGGAAAAACGCGGCCTGGGCGACCGGGACGTGGTGGTTGAGATCGACGGGATACGTATCCAGCCCGGCGATTATCTTTATGCGGATGACAACGGGGTGCTGGTGGCACCCCATGCGTTGCCACTGCCTTAA